The Pseudomonadota bacterium DNA window CCACAAATTTTTCTTTTCCTCGGACGGTAATTACTAACTCACGATCAACCGCAAGGTTATTTTCAATTGCGGACATCCCCTTTGTCTTTAATTCATTAGCAGTTATAGTATTCATGACAACCTCATTGTTAATATTGTTAATAATGCTATATATAGTATTATTAAAGTTTAAAGTCAAGCAGAAAAGAATTTCTAACATCGTCCGGCTACGCCCACAGGTAGTCCAATTTTTGCCGTTGGAAGCTGTGTTTGCGGCCGTTCACGGTGAGAATGGTTATGATTTGATTAATTTAAATTAGTCTATTATGATGGAGATATCACATGCAGATGATTACAGTGTTCAGAGCACGCCTCAGAACCCTAAGGACGAAGCAGTGGGTTGGTCAGGCAAAATTTAACTTTACCTGAAGGAGAAAAGAACAATGACCAGAGAAGAAATCATGAAAATTATTAAGGAAGAAAGTATCCATTATTTTCGCCTGCAGTTTGTCGACATCTTTGGCTTTATGAAAAATGTCTCCATTCCATTGAGCCAGATCGAAAAGGCATTGGATGGAAACATGATGTTTGATGGCTCATCCATTGAGGGGTTTGCCCGGATTCAGGAATCTGACATGTATCTGATTCCCGATTATGATACGTTCTGTATTTTGCCGTGGCGTAATCGTGAGGGCAAGGCGGCGGCCAGGATTATCTGCGATGTTTACAAATATGACCGGACCCCGTTTGAAGGTTGCCCCCGCGTGAACCTGCGGCGGGTAATAAAAGAAGCCGAAGAGCTGGGATATACTATGAATGTGGGCACGGAATGTGAGTTTTTCCTCTTTAACTATGATGAGGATGGGACTCCGACAACCGACACTATGGACACTGCCGGCTATTTCAGTGTTGATGCCGAGGATGACGGGATTGAATGTCGCCGGGAGATTATAGAGACCCTGGAAAAAATGGGATTTGAGATTGAAGCCTCCCATCATGAGGTAGCGGAAGGTCAGCATGAAATCAATTTCAAGTATGCCAATGCCCTGGAGGCAGCTGATAATACAGTTACTTTTAAATGGGTGGTGAAAACCATTGCCAAGCA harbors:
- the glnA gene encoding type I glutamate--ammonia ligase; translation: MTREEIMKIIKEESIHYFRLQFVDIFGFMKNVSIPLSQIEKALDGNMMFDGSSIEGFARIQESDMYLIPDYDTFCILPWRNREGKAAARIICDVYKYDRTPFEGCPRVNLRRVIKEAEELGYTMNVGTECEFFLFNYDEDGTPTTDTMDTAGYFSVDAEDDGIECRREIIETLEKMGFEIEASHHEVAEGQHEINFKYANALEAADNTVTFKWVVKTIAKQFGIHATFMPKPVFGINGSGMHTNQSLFNLDGTNAFFDENGPEQLSEIAYQYIAGIAKNARGFSAVTNPLVNSYKRMVPGYEAPVYVAWSARNRSALMRIPASRGLGTRVEVRCPDPTCNPYLAFAMMFNSGLDGIKNKLTAPTPVDMNIFEMTAAEKNSADIDLMPSSLLEAIEEFKANPLARET